Proteins co-encoded in one Prunus persica cultivar Lovell chromosome G6, Prunus_persica_NCBIv2, whole genome shotgun sequence genomic window:
- the LOC18772747 gene encoding protein root UVB sensitive 5 produces MPWGAVQLSLPTCAFESSRKPLNFGHCHFRIACFSSSSESNLQKGDDDENQADHGRNRGLPHVILVERYGNGTAKRYVVDDDLKVQNFVEEERSLLSNNSESSHFSNSTLSWLPDIVKDFIFPAGFPGSVSDDYLLYMLLQFPTNVTAWICHTLVTSSLLKAVGVGSFSGSTAAASAAAIRWVSKDGIGAVGRLFVGGRFGNVFDDDPKQWRLYADFIGSAGSIFDLTTPLYPAYFLPLASLGNLAKAVARGLKDPSNRVIQNHFAVEGNLGEIAAKEEVWEVAAQLLGLGLGILFLDTPGLVRAYPVLATTWMVMRLLHLWLRYQSLSVLQFNSLNLKRARILVKSHVLHSIVPGSVDCNREENILLWPRFMTPRITFGVPLEEMIFGEITAPMLKALLELYTKEKYILVVNQQISDFEVFVSFKVGATSISVLRSVWQAYWLYENWNRLGNAFDQLRKSLLEMEDRFEDFIQQLNGSGWDTSQINLKVPREISLDELSPI; encoded by the exons ATGCCCTGGGGCGCTGTACAACTCTCGCTTCCTACTTGTGCTTTCGAGTCTTCTAGAAAGCCTCTGAATTTCGGACATTGCCACTTCCGAATCGCGTgcttctcctcctcttctgAATCCAACCTTCAAAAGGGAGATGACGATGAAAACCAAGCTGATCATGGCAG AAATCGAGGCCTACCGCACGTGATCTTAGTGGAGAGATATGGAAATGGCACTGCTAAGAG GTACGTGGTAGATGATGATTTGAAAGTGCAAAATTTTGTCGAGGAGGAGCGTAGTTTATTATCTAATAACTCTGAGAGCTCACATTTCTCCAACTCAACATTATCATGGCTTCCGGATATTGTCAAAGATTTTATATTTCCTGCAGGTTTCCCAG GATCAGTTTCTGATGATTATTTGTTGTACATGTTGTTACAGTTCCCTACCAATGTAACTGCATGGATATGCCATACCTTAGTCACATCAAGTCTTCTAAAG GCTGTTGGTGTTGGCTCTTTCTCAGGCAGTACTGCTGCTGCTTCAGCAGCTGCCATCAG ATGGGTTTCGAAAGATGGAATTGGAGCTGTTGGACGCTTATTTGTTG GTGGGCGATTTGGCAATGTTTTTGATGATGATCCAAAGCAGTGGCGCTTATATGCTGACTTTATTGGCAGTGCTGGAAG CATTTTCGACCTTACTACACCATTGTATCCTGCCTATTTCCTGCCATTGGCATCTCTTGGAAATCTTGCCAAG GCTGTTGCGAGAGGGCTAAAAGATCCTTCAAACCGTGTGATTCAAAATCATTTTGCAGTTGAGGGAAATCTGGGGGAGATAGCAGCAAAG GAGGAAGTTTGGGAAGTGGCTGCTCAGCTGCTTGGCCTGGGTTTGGGCATACTGTTCCTA GATACACCAGGCCTTGTAAGAGCATACCCAGTATTGGCAACAACATGGATGGTCATGCGGCTTCTGCACCTTTGGTTACGCTATCAATCACTTTCAGTTCTCCAATTTAACTCT TTAAATCTTAAGCGTGCTCGTATTCTGGTAAAATCTCATGTATTACACTCTATTGTACCTG gTTCTGTTGATTGCAATAGGGAAGAAAACATATTATTGTGGCCAAGATTCATGACACCACGAATTACATTTGGTGTTCCCTTGGAGGAGATGATTTTTGGAGAGATAACTGCTCCCATG TTGAAGGCACTTCTGGAGTTATACACAAAGGAGAAATATATTCTTGTAGTGAACCAACAAATAAGCGACTTTGAGGTCTTTGTTTCATTCAAG GTTGGAGCTACGAGTATCTCAGTTTTACGCAGTGTTTGGCAGGCTTATTGGCTATATGAGAACTGGAATAGGTTAGGTAATGCATTTGACCAGCTTAGAAAAAGCCTGCTGGAGATGGAAGATAGGTTTGAAGACTTCATCCAGCAGTTAAATGGAAGTGGATGGGATACaagtcaaattaatttgaaagtCCCCAGGGAAATCTCCCTTGATGAGTTGAGCCCAATTTGA
- the LOC18774815 gene encoding uncharacterized protein LOC18774815: MRKSFKDSLKALEADIQFANTLASNYRGEYDGGCLQMRLSYSPAAQFFLFLIQWTDCHLAGALGLLRILIYKAYEDGKTTMSIHERKASLKEFYSVIFPSLLQLQRGLTDVEDRKQKEIFSTKYKRKDEMDKGKLSEIDSEREEECGICMEMNSKVVLPNCSHSMCMKCYRDWRTRSQSCPFCRDSLKRVNSCDLWIYTSNNEIVDLSAISRQNLKRLFMYIDKLPLIVPNPAFVSYEPHR; encoded by the exons ATGCGAAAGTCTTTCAAGGATTCTCTTAAGGCACTTGAAGCTGATATTCAGTTTGCCAATACTCT GGCTTCTAATTATCGAGGGGAATATGATGGTGGCTGCCTCCAAATGAGGTTATCCTACAGTCCAGCTGCTCAATTCTTTCTGTTTCTTATTCAGTGGACCGATTGTCACCTTGCTGGAGCCCTGGGATTGCTTAGAATTCTTATATACAAG GCGTACGAGGATGGGAAGACCACTATGTCTATTCATGAAAGAAAGGCTAGTCTAAAGGAGTTCTACA GTGTGATATTTCCTTCATTGTTGCAACTTCAAAGAGGATTGACTGATGTAGAAGAtagaaaacagaaagaaattttttccACCAAGTACAAGAGAAAAGATGAGATGGACAAAGGAAAGCTCTCTGAAATTGATTCCGAGCGAGAAGAAGAATGTGGTATTTGCATGGAGATGAACAGCAAGGTCGTATTGCCCAATTGCAGTCATTCTATGTGTATGAAGTGCTACCGGGACTG GCGTACGCGGTCGCAGTCGTGCCCCTTCTGCCGTGACAGCCTCAAAAGAGTCAACTCATGTGACCTTTGGATCTACACCAGCAACAATGAGATTGTTGACCTGTCTGCAATCTCTAGGCAGAACTTGAAGAGACTTTTTATGTACATTGATAAGCTGCCTCTCATTGTTCCAAATCCTGCATTTGTTTCCTATGAGCCTCATCGATGA
- the LOC18774674 gene encoding probable envelope ADP,ATP carrier protein, chloroplastic gives MTGESKPIISWRSIPSLNASHCALTEAAELEPLWKTTQLSFTGGGGSGIRCNFACVSVVERVERRNEFAPTWAQLVKHPLAILACVPKDAALFAAGAVAGAAAKTVTAPLDRIKILMQTHGIRVGQQSAKKVISFLEAITMIGKEEGIKGYWKGNLPQVIRIIPYSAVQLFAYEAYKKLFRGKDGELSLVGRLAAGACAGMTSTFVTYPLDVLRLRLAVEPGYRTMSEIALNMLREEGVASFYYGLGPSLIGIAPYIAVNFCIFDLVKKSLPEEFQKRTEASLLTGLVSASLATLTCYPLDTVRRQMQMKGTPYKTVLDAIPGIVARDGLIGLYRGFLPNALKTLPNSSIRLTTYDMVKRLIATSQKEFQRIVEENRNKQQQKDLHWPNCLHMSED, from the exons ATGACTGGGGAATCCAAGCCCATTATCTCCTGGCGGAGCATCCCGAGCCTAAACGCCTCTCACTGCGCCCTCACTGAGGCTGCGGAGCTTGAGCCGTTATGGAAGACCACGCAGCTCAGCTTCACTGGTGGTGGTGGGAGTGGCATTCGTTGTAATTTTGCCTGCGTTTCGGTGGTAGAGAGGGTAGAGCGGAGAAATGAATTCGCGCCGACCTGGGCTCAGCTGGTGAAGCATCCGCTGGCCATACTCGCTTGCGTTCCCAAAGACGCCGCGCTCTTCGCCGCCGGAGCCGTCGCTGGAGCCGCAGCCAAGACCGTCACGGCTCCGCTCGACCGCATCAAGATTCTTATGCAG ACTCATGGGATTCGAGTTGGGCAACAAAGCGCTAAGAAAGTTATCAGTTTTCTCGAG GCCATAACAATGATAGGGAAGGAAGAAGGGATTAAGGGGTACTGGAAAGGCAACCTTCCTCAG GTCATAAGGATTATCCCTTATAGTGCTGTCCAGCTTTTTGCGTATGAAGCTTATAAG AAACTCTTTAGGGGGAAAGATGGTGAGCTCTCTCTTGTTGGAAGACTTGCAGCAGGTGCTTGTGCTGGCATGACATCCACTTTT GTAACATACCCGTTGGATGTCCTGAGGTTACGCTTAGCAGTTGAACCAGGGTACCGAACTATGTCTGAG ATTGCCTTAAACATGCTAAGAGAGGAAGGAGTTGCATCCTTCTACTATGGTCTTGGACCTTCCCTTATTGGAATAGCTCCATATATTGCTGTGAACTTTTGCATTTTTGACTT GGTGAAGAAGTCTTTACCGGAGGAATTTCAAAAGAGAACTGAAGCATCTCTGTTAACAGGCTTGGTGTCAGCTTCCCTAGCCACACTCACATGCTATCCTTTGGATACTGTGAGAAGACAGATGCAAATGAAGGGCACACCTTACAAGACGGTTTTGGATGCCATTCCAG GTATTGTGGCCCGTGATGGACTTATAGGATTGTATAGGGGATTTTTGCCTAATGCTTTGAAAACTTTACCGAACAGCAG CATTAGGCTTACTACTTACGACATGGTCAAACGTCTAATTGCAACCAGTCAGAAAGAGTTTCAAAGAATTGTGGAGGAAAATCGCAATAAACAACAGCAAAAG GACTTGCATTGGCCAAATTGCCTTCATATGAGTGAGGACTGA